The DNA region CGCCCGCGCCGTGAATCTGCCATTTCATCTTCGATTCTACGGGCGATCGACCTGCGACAACCTTTATCGGCTCCGCCTTTTGGGTGGCTATAGTCCTATGAAGGCGTATATGAGTATTCAACACTAAGAAAATATGCCTTTACAACAAACATATATTCGGTATTATTGATTCAGTTCGTTTCTTCTTTAAGGAGGCAGATTGACCATGACCCTGACTCGTTGGAGCCCTGCGCACAACCTTGCAGCGCTCGAAATCGATCGTCTGAATCGGATGTTTGGCAGTGTGTTTGGCGAAGAGGCCCGCGACGCCGACTCGACCGTCAGCGCGTGGCTGCCGCCGGTGGACATCTTCGAGACGCCCACCCGTGACCTGGTGGTGAAGCTGGAAGTGCCCGGCATGAAGCGCGAAGACATCACGGTGACGTTTGAGAACAACGTCCTCACCGTGGCCGGCGAACGCAAGTTGTCGGACGACGTGAAGCGCGAGGAATATCACCGCCGCGAACGCGTCTACGGCACGTTCCGCCGTGGCTTCACGCTGCCGTCCTCGGTGGATGGCGGCCGGGTGCACGCCGCGTATGCCGACGGCGTGTTGACCATCACCTTGCCGCAGCGCGCGGAAGCGAAGCCGCGCCAGATCGCCGTCGAGGGGTAGTCGTCCAGGGTCCAGGGTCCAGGGTCCAGAGTCCAGGGGC from Acidobacteriota bacterium includes:
- a CDS encoding Hsp20/alpha crystallin family protein, with translation MTLTRWSPAHNLAALEIDRLNRMFGSVFGEEARDADSTVSAWLPPVDIFETPTRDLVVKLEVPGMKREDITVTFENNVLTVAGERKLSDDVKREEYHRRERVYGTFRRGFTLPSSVDGGRVHAAYADGVLTITLPQRAEAKPRQIAVEG